A genomic region of Mesorhizobium sp. NZP2077 contains the following coding sequences:
- a CDS encoding branched-chain amino acid ABC transporter permease: MIMANSVAQTFSGTGAARFARRDLLAIPVTMAVFSAAIAWSANSFWLSAATSAVALSLSVAGLAILYGQLGLVSLCQFALVGVGGWVTLRVGHGLHTPFEVSALAGGIAASVIGLAFGLPALRLRGLYLALVTLMVAGAFQIIISAWGFPDGGSGFLGRADGAGRAMLSRPAMAAEAVPYFLYVSCIAAVALMVVQWHKLTRPGRAWALIRKGETVAISAGVPVLIYKAWAFALSGFLAGIAGALLAGNVGQLDGRAFTAFESLNLFALAVVGGVYNWYGALIAGLLLRAIPALLTDLGIDGYVTIGIFGAALFQALATAPAGIAGQIAGLINRLRARKGKDGAA; this comes from the coding sequence ATGATCATGGCAAATTCGGTGGCTCAAACTTTTTCGGGAACCGGTGCCGCGCGTTTCGCGCGCCGCGACCTCCTCGCCATTCCAGTGACCATGGCAGTCTTTTCTGCTGCCATCGCATGGTCCGCCAATTCCTTCTGGCTATCGGCGGCAACCTCTGCGGTGGCGCTTTCTCTATCGGTTGCCGGGCTTGCCATTCTCTATGGTCAGTTGGGCCTCGTTTCGCTCTGCCAGTTTGCACTGGTGGGCGTTGGTGGCTGGGTTACCCTTCGCGTCGGCCATGGCCTTCATACGCCTTTCGAAGTGAGTGCGCTTGCTGGCGGCATCGCCGCTTCGGTGATCGGTCTTGCATTCGGTTTGCCGGCTCTGCGACTGCGCGGGCTTTACCTCGCTCTGGTCACCTTGATGGTCGCGGGCGCTTTCCAGATCATCATCAGTGCCTGGGGTTTTCCTGATGGCGGTAGCGGATTTCTTGGTCGTGCCGATGGCGCGGGCCGAGCCATGTTGTCTCGCCCGGCTATGGCAGCTGAGGCCGTGCCGTATTTTCTCTATGTCAGTTGCATAGCCGCGGTGGCGTTGATGGTTGTCCAATGGCACAAGTTAACCCGACCCGGCCGTGCCTGGGCGCTGATCCGCAAGGGCGAGACGGTGGCGATATCAGCCGGAGTGCCGGTGCTGATTTACAAGGCATGGGCTTTCGCGCTCAGCGGCTTTCTTGCAGGCATTGCCGGCGCACTTCTGGCCGGTAATGTCGGACAACTCGATGGACGTGCCTTCACCGCCTTCGAAAGCCTCAATCTCTTCGCGCTCGCCGTCGTCGGCGGGGTCTATAATTGGTACGGCGCGCTCATCGCGGGTCTTCTCCTGCGAGCCATTCCTGCCCTCCTCACCGATCTGGGAATCGACGGCTACGTCACCATCGGTATTTTTGGCGCGGCGCTGTTCCAGGCGCTGGCAACGGCGCCCGCAGGCATCGCCGGACAGATCGCCGGACTCATAAACCGTTTGCGCGCCCGTAAGGGCAAGGACGGTGCGGCATGA
- a CDS encoding AraC family transcriptional regulator, with amino-acid sequence MGNTGAIPPAVTVTRIDRAPFDATRIATGCEFASAAAQLFGNVRLEFPSEHKTGRRLASLPLGDCRLSQLQAGVHTVHGERVAARSFDPDAVKLIIQSTGQSVLEQGGSLSVFRNNAPIIYDPTRPYRLVNKTPVRLLMLQLPRGRFPQAVLHRLKSPILPEENGLVPILLAMMRSTMTQADTVGAAARAGIGSAMIELVHGLIDGKPDPLPQMPRPPLDLLLERVKAFIAHNLSRPDLSVELIARRMGCSQRYVYRAFDQHGTTPSDYVWGLRLEHARASLQRQDQRARSITDVAFSLGFSSTSHFSRAFRQRHGMTPSDCRRQA; translated from the coding sequence ATGGGAAATACAGGCGCCATTCCACCGGCCGTAACGGTGACCCGCATCGACCGCGCGCCATTCGACGCGACCAGAATTGCAACGGGCTGTGAATTCGCCAGCGCCGCTGCTCAATTGTTCGGGAATGTTCGGCTGGAATTTCCCAGCGAACACAAGACCGGCCGCAGGTTGGCCTCGCTGCCATTGGGTGATTGCAGGCTGTCGCAGTTGCAGGCTGGAGTTCACACCGTCCATGGGGAGCGCGTTGCCGCCCGCTCCTTCGATCCCGATGCCGTGAAGCTCATCATCCAGTCTACCGGCCAATCCGTGCTTGAGCAGGGCGGATCACTGAGCGTCTTTCGCAACAATGCTCCAATTATCTATGATCCCACCCGCCCTTACCGGCTCGTCAACAAAACACCGGTACGGCTCTTGATGTTGCAGCTGCCCCGTGGCCGCTTTCCGCAAGCGGTGCTGCATCGGCTCAAGAGTCCGATACTGCCCGAGGAGAACGGCCTCGTGCCCATTTTGCTGGCAATGATGCGCTCAACGATGACGCAGGCGGACACTGTCGGTGCTGCAGCCCGCGCCGGTATTGGCTCGGCGATGATCGAACTGGTTCACGGTCTCATCGATGGGAAACCAGACCCATTGCCTCAAATGCCGCGACCGCCACTCGATCTTCTTCTGGAGCGCGTTAAGGCGTTCATCGCTCACAATCTCTCCCGTCCGGACCTCTCGGTTGAGCTGATCGCCCGGCGAATGGGCTGCTCGCAGCGTTACGTTTATCGCGCTTTCGACCAACACGGCACCACGCCTTCGGACTATGTCTGGGGTTTGCGTCTTGAGCACGCACGCGCCAGTCTGCAAAGGCAAGACCAGAGGGCACGCTCGATTACCGACGTCGCCTTTTCGCTTGGCTTCTCGTCCACCTCGCATTTTTCTCGGGCATTTCGACAGCGCCATGGCATGACGCCAAGCGATTGCCGCCGCCAGGCATGA
- a CDS encoding ABC transporter substrate-binding protein, with the protein MRHTLAGLAAGLALFLISTCGANAAASCGANGAEAATGEPIVIGAITGKTGPDDFSNSTKAAKAYFDCLNAKGGIHGRPVKYLVEDDQWNPEIASQLAAKLVTDEKAVLMVGNSSFVECGANAEFYKKSGIVVVAGVGVPRECFFAENYAAANAGPRVSMLGAMGYALDQLKAKSVVCIGPNIPNVGTWSCDGIASLAKEKGFAAETILMDPGTADSTSTILQAAASKPDVIILGLPKGVTIPLLTAAEEQGLNHSIKFLSAASAYDLSVPATIGAGWDGNFYVNMEFNDLEAATPDNQNWLAVMDAYGQPSDPRDTFAQAGYLAARIAEQALMSLDPKDITRESTSAAVRKVKNFTSDIFCTPWYFGEGQPRHNANSTTRMAVSEAGKWKVISGCAPSPDPELADIRAYEKSAGIAP; encoded by the coding sequence ATGAGACATACTCTTGCAGGTCTGGCCGCAGGGCTGGCCTTATTTCTGATATCCACATGCGGCGCCAATGCCGCGGCGTCCTGCGGCGCCAATGGCGCGGAGGCTGCCACCGGCGAACCAATCGTCATCGGCGCGATTACCGGGAAGACCGGGCCGGACGATTTCTCGAACTCGACCAAGGCGGCAAAAGCCTATTTCGACTGTCTCAACGCCAAGGGCGGCATTCACGGGCGGCCGGTCAAATATCTGGTTGAAGACGATCAGTGGAATCCCGAAATCGCTTCTCAGCTTGCCGCCAAGCTCGTCACCGACGAGAAGGCGGTGCTGATGGTCGGCAATTCGAGCTTTGTCGAATGTGGCGCAAACGCCGAATTCTACAAAAAGTCCGGTATTGTCGTCGTCGCGGGCGTCGGCGTTCCTCGCGAATGTTTCTTTGCCGAGAACTACGCGGCCGCTAATGCGGGACCACGCGTCTCCATGCTGGGCGCCATGGGTTATGCATTGGACCAGCTCAAGGCGAAGTCGGTCGTCTGCATCGGCCCGAACATCCCGAACGTCGGTACGTGGTCCTGCGACGGCATTGCGTCGCTGGCCAAGGAGAAAGGCTTTGCGGCCGAAACGATCCTGATGGATCCCGGGACGGCCGACTCGACATCGACGATCCTTCAGGCGGCGGCTTCGAAGCCCGATGTCATTATTCTTGGTCTACCCAAGGGCGTCACCATTCCGCTGCTGACGGCGGCCGAAGAGCAGGGCCTCAACCATTCCATCAAGTTCCTCAGTGCCGCGTCGGCTTATGACCTGTCGGTGCCCGCGACGATCGGTGCTGGCTGGGACGGGAACTTCTATGTGAACATGGAATTCAACGATCTCGAGGCCGCGACGCCGGACAACCAGAACTGGCTTGCCGTCATGGACGCGTATGGTCAGCCTTCCGACCCGCGCGATACGTTTGCTCAGGCGGGATATCTTGCCGCCCGTATCGCCGAGCAGGCCTTGATGTCGCTGGATCCGAAGGACATCACGCGCGAAAGCACCAGTGCCGCTGTCCGCAAGGTCAAGAACTTTACCAGCGATATCTTCTGCACCCCCTGGTATTTCGGTGAGGGTCAGCCGCGCCACAATGCCAATTCGACGACGCGCATGGCGGTCAGCGAAGCCGGCAAGTGGAAGGTGATCTCCGGTTGCGCGCCATCGCCAGATCCGGAGTTGGCCGACATCCGGGCCTATGAAAAGAGCGCCGGGATCGCGCCGTAA
- a CDS encoding ATP-binding cassette domain-containing protein, with product MIAIENLVVQFGGVRPIDRLTAQLAAPVSGLIGPNGAGKTTLLNVLSGFLRPIEGKVTLNGQALLELSPLQRVRAGLRRSFQTEQVVEDLTVAGNLAAIADHVLPARARLHAVSAALEFVRLVSVGARPGGSLNLFQRRLVELGKCVVGAPKLILLDEPAAGLSNEESGVLRELILRIPAEYGAQVLVIDHDVELIRAMCTETLVLDYGRMLALGPTDDVLASPDVRRAYLGEF from the coding sequence ATGATCGCAATCGAGAATCTAGTCGTTCAATTCGGCGGCGTGCGACCAATCGATCGCTTGACGGCGCAACTCGCAGCGCCCGTGTCCGGCCTCATTGGCCCCAACGGAGCCGGCAAGACGACACTGCTGAACGTGCTGTCCGGTTTCCTGCGGCCGATCGAAGGCAAGGTGACGTTGAACGGGCAGGCATTGCTCGAGCTTTCGCCGCTGCAGCGGGTTCGTGCCGGCCTTCGCCGTTCGTTCCAGACGGAGCAAGTTGTCGAGGATCTGACTGTTGCCGGAAACCTCGCCGCCATTGCCGATCATGTCTTGCCAGCGAGGGCTAGGCTTCATGCGGTCTCGGCGGCGCTGGAGTTTGTCAGGCTGGTTTCCGTCGGCGCCAGACCAGGTGGTTCTCTCAACCTGTTCCAGCGCCGGCTGGTGGAACTCGGCAAATGCGTCGTTGGCGCGCCGAAGCTGATCTTGCTGGATGAGCCCGCGGCCGGGCTCAGCAATGAGGAAAGCGGTGTATTGCGGGAATTGATCCTGCGCATTCCCGCTGAATACGGCGCGCAGGTTCTGGTCATCGACCATGACGTGGAATTGATCCGTGCCATGTGTACCGAAACGCTGGTGCTGGACTATGGCCGGATGCTGGCACTGGGTCCCACCGATGATGTTCTGGCCAGCCCGGATGTTCGTCGCGCTTATCTGGGAGAGTTCTGA
- a CDS encoding nuclear transport factor 2 family protein, producing the protein MKTAYELVKAHYEANDRHDIAGMIADIADDCRWTEMEGFPCAGTYIGGPAVVENVFKALGSTFDDYTFTLERLLDAGSSAIGLGTYTGTHKKTGKSFSARVAHVWGASGGKIRSFEQFTDTLRVAQSMV; encoded by the coding sequence ATGAAGACAGCCTACGAACTGGTGAAAGCACATTACGAGGCAAACGACCGGCATGACATAGCCGGCATGATTGCCGATATCGCCGACGACTGCCGCTGGACTGAGATGGAAGGCTTTCCCTGCGCCGGCACCTATATCGGCGGACCGGCCGTGGTCGAAAATGTCTTCAAGGCGTTGGGTAGCACCTTCGACGACTATACTTTCACCCTTGAGCGGCTCCTGGATGCCGGCAGCTCGGCGATCGGCCTCGGCACTTATACCGGCACCCACAAGAAAACAGGAAAATCCTTCAGCGCCCGCGTGGCTCATGTGTGGGGTGCATCGGGCGGCAAGATCCGCAGTTTCGAGCAATTTACCGACACATTGCGTGTCGCCCAGTCCATGGTGTAG
- a CDS encoding ATP-binding cassette domain-containing protein, with the protein MAVRSITISDLVVNRGGKRVLHGIGFTVRPGTISTLLGANGAGKSTTVMTLAGALPLESGTIRLAEVSLNGLSPDHIRRHGVALVPEGHRVLGALSVEDNLLVAALDRTTQGRRSGLERVYAIFPELAERRRQSASDLSGGQKQMVAMGQAFIARPDFMIVDELSLGLAPGVVRRLAEALTLAAAQGIGVLLIEQFAHLALGLATHAMVLERGRLVYDGPSATLREQPDILHGAYLAQ; encoded by the coding sequence ATGGCTGTCCGCTCGATCACCATTTCCGACCTTGTCGTCAATCGCGGTGGCAAGCGCGTCCTGCACGGCATCGGATTTACCGTGCGTCCCGGCACAATCAGCACGTTGCTGGGCGCCAATGGCGCAGGCAAGTCCACGACGGTCATGACGCTTGCCGGCGCCCTTCCGCTTGAAAGTGGAACGATCCGCCTCGCAGAGGTGTCGCTGAACGGTCTTTCGCCGGACCACATCCGCCGCCACGGCGTGGCGCTGGTGCCGGAAGGGCATAGGGTCCTTGGTGCGCTCAGCGTAGAGGATAATCTTTTGGTTGCCGCTCTTGATCGTACCACCCAGGGCCGACGTTCCGGGCTCGAGCGCGTCTATGCGATCTTTCCCGAACTTGCTGAGCGGCGGCGTCAATCGGCGTCCGACCTGTCGGGTGGCCAAAAGCAGATGGTGGCGATGGGGCAGGCCTTTATCGCCCGTCCCGATTTCATGATCGTTGATGAACTGTCCCTCGGCCTGGCGCCAGGGGTCGTCCGGCGATTGGCGGAGGCGCTGACGCTTGCCGCGGCGCAGGGTATCGGCGTGCTGCTGATCGAGCAGTTCGCCCATCTGGCGCTCGGGCTCGCAACGCACGCCATGGTGCTTGAACGCGGGCGGCTCGTCTATGATGGGCCCTCGGCGACCCTGCGTGAACAGCCCGACATTCTGCACGGCGCCTATCTGGCACAGTAG
- a CDS encoding SDR family oxidoreductase: MRFAGKTALITGGGTGIGAAVARRICSEGGNVALVGRRVEPLRVVADEIGAYVFSADAADGAAMKAAVAAIVERFGCIDILVANAGGHGVGPTIAMPDTTWDLSVRLNLNTAFVSARECLPQLIERKGTIVIVASIAGLFAGPDAAGYVTTKHACIGLAKSLARDYGRFGVRTNTVCPGWVTTTMADEQMQFLVERNGLNNIEEAYALVTKDVPLGRPARPEDVANAVCFLASGEASMINGAILTVDGGAGTVDLPTLAFAQ; the protein is encoded by the coding sequence ATGCGGTTTGCCGGAAAGACAGCACTCATTACCGGTGGAGGAACAGGAATCGGAGCAGCTGTCGCGCGGCGGATCTGTTCTGAAGGCGGCAATGTCGCTCTCGTCGGACGTCGCGTCGAGCCGCTTCGCGTCGTTGCGGACGAGATCGGCGCTTATGTATTTTCGGCAGATGCAGCGGACGGTGCGGCAATGAAAGCAGCGGTCGCCGCCATCGTCGAGCGTTTTGGATGCATCGATATTTTGGTTGCCAACGCCGGAGGTCACGGCGTCGGGCCGACAATTGCGATGCCAGACACCACATGGGATCTTTCCGTCAGGCTCAATCTCAATACGGCATTCGTCAGCGCTCGCGAATGCCTGCCGCAACTCATCGAGCGAAAAGGCACGATTGTGATTGTGGCCTCGATTGCTGGCCTTTTCGCAGGGCCTGATGCCGCAGGTTACGTCACCACCAAGCACGCGTGCATCGGACTGGCGAAATCGCTGGCGCGCGATTACGGCCGTTTCGGCGTGCGCACGAATACCGTCTGCCCGGGCTGGGTGACGACCACCATGGCCGATGAACAGATGCAATTCCTCGTGGAGAGGAACGGGCTGAACAATATAGAGGAAGCCTACGCTCTGGTGACCAAGGACGTGCCGCTTGGGCGGCCTGCGCGTCCCGAAGACGTCGCCAACGCCGTCTGCTTTCTTGCATCGGGCGAAGCATCGATGATCAACGGCGCTATTCTCACGGTGGACGGCGGTGCAGGCACGGTCGACCTGCCGACGCTTGCGTTCGCACAATAG
- a CDS encoding MoaF C-terminal domain-containing protein, with protein sequence MTQQNPKDWKTYDQFAYGIDANRLPATSALSGSSHTITFDDGRKLDLSFSNGKVTWSDGTNSAQDSAEVIEVAENTFFIEIIFAARQKEAETIILNTAKGRALSIYSIVRDKELSVGEPQVAQIFRAGTTAVAERDISAPAESRDLIGLRAHFTYSPNHVYEHTYLSSQRYAWQCLVGVQRGHGDVDLTTTYKFDDDQYVFTFREFKIAVASTFFYNFKDMRSTGKFLGITGDGHIQNSPAGAFIRKASKTYYLPGQEPV encoded by the coding sequence ATGACCCAACAGAACCCAAAGGACTGGAAAACATACGACCAGTTCGCCTATGGCATCGATGCCAACCGACTGCCCGCAACCAGCGCTCTGTCAGGCTCTTCCCACACAATCACCTTCGATGATGGCCGCAAGCTCGATTTATCCTTTAGCAATGGCAAGGTGACATGGTCGGACGGCACCAACTCCGCCCAAGACAGCGCCGAAGTCATTGAGGTTGCGGAAAACACGTTCTTCATCGAGATTATTTTCGCAGCGCGCCAGAAAGAGGCCGAGACAATCATCCTCAACACGGCGAAAGGCCGTGCCCTGTCAATTTATTCGATCGTTCGCGACAAGGAACTCTCCGTCGGCGAACCGCAGGTCGCCCAGATATTCCGCGCCGGCACGACGGCCGTTGCCGAAAGAGACATCTCCGCGCCCGCCGAAAGCCGCGACCTGATCGGGCTGCGGGCTCACTTCACCTACAGTCCCAACCATGTCTACGAGCACACATATCTGTCGTCGCAGCGCTATGCATGGCAGTGCCTGGTCGGCGTCCAGCGCGGACACGGCGACGTGGACCTGACCACCACCTACAAATTCGACGATGATCAGTACGTCTTCACCTTCCGCGAATTCAAGATCGCGGTCGCGTCTACCTTCTTCTACAATTTCAAGGATATGCGCTCGACCGGCAAATTCCTCGGTATCACTGGAGACGGACACATCCAGAACAGCCCGGCCGGCGCCTTCATCCGCAAGGCATCTAAAACCTATTACCTGCCCGGCCAGGAGCCGGTGTGA
- a CDS encoding branched-chain amino acid ABC transporter permease, with amino-acid sequence MTFLPFLISGLGIGAVYALSGVGLVVLFRATGVLNFAFGAVGALGAHVAWQMLEWRLPLAAAVLAAVAVSTLVSFLYGSFLAPLLSHRDTVVRAVGTLALALVLIAAMGVIWGELPRRLQFPTDQMFMTLFGVRLTFTRILALALAVSMVGAITLLLTRTRLGLDMRALANDRDLSSILGVRIRYTETAAWLITGVFAGLAGLLLGDLVRLQGTFLTFLVIPAIAAAILGQLRSLWITALGGLSIGIVEAVLTPLATISPYRAAAPFIIALVAVTILGSTAQAGLKDR; translated from the coding sequence ATGACCTTCTTGCCATTTCTCATATCAGGTCTCGGAATAGGGGCTGTCTATGCCCTGTCCGGCGTCGGTCTCGTCGTTCTTTTCCGGGCGACAGGAGTACTCAATTTCGCTTTTGGCGCGGTTGGTGCGCTGGGCGCTCATGTCGCCTGGCAGATGCTGGAATGGCGGCTTCCGTTGGCCGCGGCGGTCCTCGCCGCAGTAGCAGTCTCGACGCTGGTCAGTTTCCTGTATGGCAGCTTCCTCGCTCCCCTGTTGTCCCACCGGGACACGGTCGTACGGGCAGTCGGTACGCTGGCACTGGCACTCGTACTGATTGCTGCCATGGGCGTCATCTGGGGCGAACTTCCGCGCAGGCTGCAATTTCCCACCGACCAGATGTTTATGACGCTGTTCGGTGTCCGCCTCACATTTACGCGCATTCTTGCATTGGCGCTGGCCGTCTCGATGGTCGGCGCAATCACCCTGCTTCTGACCCGGACGCGGCTTGGCCTCGATATGCGCGCGCTTGCCAATGACAGGGATCTAAGTTCAATTTTGGGTGTCCGCATCCGGTATACGGAAACCGCGGCTTGGTTGATCACCGGTGTCTTCGCCGGCCTGGCCGGTCTGCTGCTCGGCGATCTGGTCCGCCTGCAAGGCACTTTTCTCACCTTTCTCGTCATTCCGGCGATTGCGGCGGCGATTCTGGGGCAGTTGCGTTCCTTGTGGATCACCGCCTTGGGAGGGCTTTCAATCGGTATTGTCGAAGCCGTTCTGACGCCGCTCGCCACCATCTCTCCCTATCGTGCCGCCGCGCCCTTCATCATCGCCTTGGTTGCCGTGACAATCTTGGGAAGTACGGCGCAGGCCGGCTTGAAGGACCGATGA